The Pyrenophora tritici-repentis strain M4 chromosome 3, whole genome shotgun sequence genome has a window encoding:
- a CDS encoding Carboxypeptidase C (cathepsin A) has translation MKVATSALLIGAAAAQQQQILKFPDSFSELKESSWTKPLQNLEESLKSLTGEARATWDEIAMMFPESFEKAAFFSEPKPHTRKQDSEWDHIIKGADIQSVWVENEKGEKEREIDGKLEQYSLRAKKVDPSVLGVDKVKQYSGYLDDEEEDKHLFYWFFESRNDPKNDPVVLWLNGGPGCSSLTGLFMELGPASITKDQKIKHNPYSWNSNASVIFLDQPVNVGYSYSSGSVSNTVAAGKDIYALLTLFFKQFPEYSHQSFHISGESYAGHYIPVFASEILSHKNRNINLQSVLIGNGLTDGLTQYEYYRPMACGEGGWPAVLDESQCKAMDNAYPRCASLIENCYNSESVWSCVPASIYCNNAMIGPYQRTGQNVYDVRKPCGSNSLCYDELDWIQGYLNKKEVMKAVGAEVSNYESCNFDINRNFLLQGDWMKPFHRVVPGILEKIPVLIYAGDADYICNWLGNKAWTEALEWPGAKAYNQAKMEDFKIDGDGKTVGQVKSSGNFTFMRLHAGGHMVPYDQPEASLEMLNRWLGGGFWKA, from the exons ATGAAGGTAGCCACTTCGGCGCTCCTCATCGGAGCCGCCGCTGCTCAGCAGCAGCAAATCCTCAAGTTCCCCGACTCGTTCAGCGAGCTCAAGGAGTCTTCATGGACCAAGCCTCTCCAGAACCTTGAGGAGAGCCTCAAGTCCCTCACGGGCGAGGCTCGTGCCACCTGGGACGAGATCGCCATGATGTTCCCCGAGAGCTTCGAAAAGGCGGCCTTTTTCAGCGAGCCCAAGCCGCACACGCGCAAGCAGGACAGCGAGTGGGACCACATCATCAAGGGCGCCGACATCCAGAGCGTCTGGGTCGAGAACGAAAAGGGCGAGAAGGAGCGCGAGATCGACGGCAAGCTCGAGCAGTATAGCTTGAGGGCCAAGAAGGTAGACCCCAGCGTACTCGGTGTCGACAAGGTCAAGCAGTACTCCGGCTACCTCGATGACGAGGAGGAGGACAAGCACTTGTTCTACT GGTTCTTCGAGTCGCGCAATGACCCCAAGAACGACCCCGTAGTGCTTTGGCTCAATGGCGGACCCGGCTGCTCATCGCTCACTGGTCTCTTCATGGAGCTCGGACCTGCCTCCATCACAAAGGACCAGAAGATCAAGCACAACCCCTACTCGTGGAACAGCAACGCTTCCGTCATCTTCCTTGACCAGCCCGTCAATGTCGGATACTCATACTCGAGCGGCTCAGTGAGCAACACTGTTGCTGCCGGCAAGGACATCTATGCCCTGCTCACCCTCTTCTTCAAACAATTCCCAGAGTACTCCCACCAGAGCTTCCACATCTCTGGCGAGTCGTACGCCGGTCACTACATTCCCGTCTTTGCCTCTGAGATTCTGTCCCACAAGAACCGCAACATCAACCTCCAGTCCGTTCTCATCGGTAACGGTCTGACAGACGGTCTTACTCAGTACGAGTACTACCGCCCCATGGCCTGCGGTGAGGGTGGCTGGCCTGCTGTTCTCGATGAGTCTCAGTGCAAAGCCATGGACAACGCCTACCCTCGTTGCGCCAGCCTCATTGAGAACTGCTACAACTCCGAGTCTGTCTGGTCTTGTGTGCCTGCCTCCATCTACTGCAACAACGCCATGATCGGTCCTTACCAGCGCACTGGCCAGAACGTCTACGATGTCCGCAAGCCCTGCGGTAGCAACTCGCTCTGCTACGATGAGCTTGACTGGATACAGGGATACCTCAACAAGAAGGAGGTCATGAAGGCTGTCGGTGCTGAGGTCTCCAATTACGAGTCCTGCAACTTTGACATCAACCGCAACTTCCTTCTCCAGGGTGACTGGATGAAGCCCTTCCACCGCGTCGTCCCCGGAATCCTCGAGAAGATCCCCGTACTCATCTACGCTGGTGATGCCGACTACATCTGCAACTGGCTCGGTAACAAGGCTTGGACTGAGGCTCTTGAGTGGCCCGGTGCCAAGGCCTACAACCAGGCCAAGATGGAGGACTTTAAGATCGATGGCGATGGCAAGACTGTTGGTCAGGTCAAGTCCAGCGGCAACTTCACCTTCATGAGGCTCCATGCTGGTGGCCACATGGTCCCATACGACCAGCCTGAGGCGTCGCTCGAGATGCTCAACAGGTGGTTGGGAGGTGGCTTCTGGAAGGCTTAG
- a CDS encoding GsiB, General stress protein gives MSGNDNPGNFANRPKEEVKAAAQKGGEHSHSGGFASMDADKQREIASKGGKASSGNFEPGSEKAKEAGRKGGQAS, from the exons ATGTCTGGCAACGACAACCCCGGCAACTTCGCCAACCGCCCCAAGGAAGAAGTCAAGGCCGCGGCCCAGAAAGGCGGAGAGCACTCTCACAGCGGTGGCTTTGCTTCCATGGATGCCGACAAACAG CGCGAGATCGCTTCCAAGGGCGGCAAGGCCTCATCTGGCAACTTCGAGCCCGGCAGTGAGAAAGCCAAGGAAGCCGGACGCAAAGGAGGTCAGGCGTCTTAG